Proteins encoded together in one Onychomys torridus chromosome 1, mOncTor1.1, whole genome shotgun sequence window:
- the LOC118572702 gene encoding olfactory receptor 2AG1-like: MELWNSTMGSDFILVGILDDSGSPELLCAIFTALYMLAMISNGLLLLVITMDARLHVPMYLLLWQLSLMDLLLTSVITPKAVIDFLLKDNTISFGGCALQMFLELTLGGAEDLLLAFMAYDRYVAICHPLNYMIFMRPRICWLGVVIAWTLASLSAVGYTVYTMQYPFCTSRKIRHLFCEIPPLLKLACADTSKYELMVYVMGVTFLLLPLAAILASYTLILFTVLHMPSREGRKKALVTCSSHLTVVGMWYGGASFMYVLPSSFHTPKQDNIFSVFYTIVTPALNPLIYSLRNKEVTGALRVLGGRILPAQSTF, encoded by the coding sequence ATGGAGCTCTGGAACTCCACCATGGGAAGTGATTTTATCTTGGTGGGGATTCTGGATGACAGTGGCTCTCCTGAACTGCTCTGTGCCATATTCACAGCCCTTTACATGTTGGCTATGATCAGCAATGGACTGTTGCTCCTGGTCATCACCATGGATGCCCGACTCCATGTTCCCATGTACCTTCTGCTCTGGCAACTCTCTCTCATGGACCTCCTCCTCACATCAGTTATCACTCCCAAGGCTGTTATAGATTTTCTGCTTAAAGACAACACCATCTCCTTTGGGGGCTGTGCCCTTCAGATGTTCCTGGAACTGACACTGGGTGGTGCAGAggaccttcttctggcctttatggCCTATGACAGGTATGTGGCCATTTGTCATCCTCTGAACTATATGATCTTCATGAGGCCTAGGATTTGCTGGCTTGGGGTAGTCATAGCATGGACCCTGGCATCTCTGAGTGCAGTAGGATATACAGTCTACACCATGCAATATCCTTTCTGCACATCTAGGAAGATCAGACACCTGTTCTGTGAGATCCCTCCCTTACTGAAGCTGGCCTGTGCAGACACCTCCAAATATGAGCTCATGGTTTATGTGATGGGTGTGACCTTCCTACTTCTCCCTCTTGCTGCCATTCTTGCCTCTTATACACTAATTCTGTTCACTGTACTCCACATGCCCTCACGTGAGGGCAGGAAGAAAGCCCTTGTCACCTGTTCTTCACACCtgactgtggttgggatgtggTATGGGGGTGCTTCCTTCATGTATGTCCTGCCCAGTTCCTTCCACACCCCCAAACAAGACAATATCTTCTCTGTTTTCTATACAATTGTTACCCCAGCCCTGAACCCCCTCATCTATAGCCTGAGAAATAAGGAGGTGACTGGGGCTTTGAGAGTCCTGGGAGGACGAATTTTGCCAGCACAgtctacattctaa